From Columba livia isolate bColLiv1 breed racing homer chromosome 5, bColLiv1.pat.W.v2, whole genome shotgun sequence, one genomic window encodes:
- the NUCB2 gene encoding nucleobindin-2, whose protein sequence is MKWLPVLPQQCILLMTCLLMVLEAVPIDIDKTKVKGEGHVEGEKVENPDTGLYYDEYLKQVIDVLETDKHFREKLQTADIEEIKSGKLSRELDLVSHHVRTRLDELKRQEVARLRMLIKAKMDSVQDTGLDHQALLKQFEHLNHQNPDTFEPKDLDMLIKAATSDLENYDKTRHEEFKKYEMMKEHERREYLKTLDEEKRQREESKFEEMKKKHGDHPKVHHPGSKDQLKEVWEEADGLDPNEFDPKTFFKLHDVNNDGFLDEQELEALFTKELEKVYDPKNEEDDMVEMEEERLRMREHVMNEVDINKDRLVTLEEFLRATEKKEFLEPDSWETLDQQQLFTEDELKEFESHISQQEDELRKKAEDLEKQKEELQRQQDQLQAQKQELQQVVKQMEQKKLQQGNPPAGPAGELKFQPPGEHKVGDAPKHPAGGDQPLPPVHVQEPAARTDQVQP, encoded by the exons ATGAAGTGGCTACCTGTCCTGCCCCAGCAGTGTATTTTGCTGATGACATGTCTCCTAATGGTCTTGGAAGCTGTACCTATAGATATAGATAAGACAAAAGTCAAAGGAGAAGGCCATGTAGAAGGAGAGAAGGTAGAAAATCCA GATACAGGACTTTATTATGATGAATATCTCAAGCAAGTAATAGATGTCTTGGAAACAGATAAGCATTTTAGGGAGAAACTCCAGACTGCTGACATAGAGGAAATAAAG AGTGGAAAACTAAGCAGGGAGCTTGATTTAGTGAGCCATCATGTGAGAACACGGCTGGATGAACTAAAACGACAAGAAGTAGCAAGATTAAGGATGTTAATTAAAGCTAAAATGGATTCTGTTCAAG ACACTGGCTTAGACCATCAGGCTCTCCTTAAACAGTTTGAGCACCTGAACCATCAGAATCCTGACACGTTCGAACCTAAAGACTTAGATATGTTGATCAAAGCA gCCACAAGTGACCTGGAAAACTATGATAAGACTCGCCATGAGGAGTTTAAGAAATATGAGATGATGAAAGAACATGAGAGGAGAGAGTATTTAAAAACACTGGATGAAGAAAAGAGGCAGCGAGAAGAATCCAAATTTgaggagatgaagaaaaaacatggaGATCACCCTAAAGTTCACCATCCC GGAAGCAAAGATCAACTGAAAGAGGTGTGGGAAGAAGCAGATGGACTAGATCCTAATGAATTTGAccccaaaacatttttcaaattacaCG ATGTCAATAATGATGGTTTCCTGGATGAGCAAGAATTAGAAGCCCTGTTTActaaagag CTAGAAAAAGTATATGATCCCAAAAATGAAGAGGATGACATGGttgaaatggaagaagaaaggctgagaatGAGAGAACACGTAATGAACGAG GTCGACATTAACAAGGACCGGCTTGTGACTTTGGAAGAGTTCCTGCGagctacagagaaaaaagaatttttGGAGCCAGATAGCTGGGAG ACACTAGATCAACAGCAGCTCTTCACTGAGGATGAGCTGAAGGAATTTGAAAGTCATATTTCTCAGCAAGAAGATGAACttagaaagaaggcagaagaccttgagaagcagaaggaagagcTACAGAGGCAGCAGGACCAGCTTCAGGCTCAGAAACAAGAGCTTCAGCAG GTCGTAAAACAGATGGAACAAAAGAAACTACAGCAAGGAAATCCTCCTGCAGGACCAGCTGGAGAACTGAAATTCCAACCCC CCGGTGAACACAAAGTTGGGGATGCACCAAAACACCCTGCGGGAGGTGATCAGCCTTTACCACCAGTACACGTCCAAGAACCAGCTGCTAGAACTGATCAAGTTCAGCCTTAA